From one Amphiura filiformis chromosome 13, Afil_fr2py, whole genome shotgun sequence genomic stretch:
- the LOC140167675 gene encoding ras-related and estrogen-regulated growth inhibitor-like: MEYSHSTVVRYLTKRFIYEYDPTLEFTYRHQTSIDDEVVTMEILDTAGRNDREGHIRWADGFLLIYSITDRKSFEDIVQIKNHLDEIKKARNVSLVIIGNKNDLDHIREVTVEEGEKCAQDLACAFFESSACSGDENIREAFHELYREVRRRKAIENGKGRRRSSIQQMKQVLNKTFTKINNRQ, from the exons ATGGAGTATTCACATT CTACTGTAGTCCGCTACTTAACCAAAAGATTTATCTACGAATATGATCCCACGTTAG AATTCACATATCGGCATCAAACGTCCATTGATGATGAAGTTGTTACCATGGAGATTTTAGATACAGCTG GAAGAAACGATAGAGAAGGTCATATAAGATGGGCGGATGGCTTCCTATTAATATACAGCATCACGGACAGAAAAAGTTTTGAAGACATTGTACAAATCAAAAACCATCTCGATGAAATCAAGAAAGCCAGAAATGTTTCTTTAGTAATCATTGGTAACAAAAATGACTTGGATCACATTCGTGAAGTGACGGTGGAAGAAGGCGAAAAATGCGCCCAAGATCTAGCATGTGCTTTCTTTGAGAGCTCCGCTTGTTCCGGAGATGAGAACATACGTGAAGCCTTTCATGAACTCTACAGAGAGGTTAGAAGAAGAAAAGCCATAGAGAATGGGAAAGGAAGGCGAAGAAGCTCTATCCAACAGATGAAACAGGTTTTGAATAAAACTTTTACAAAGATTAACAATAGGCAATAG